Proteins from one Malassezia vespertilionis chromosome 2, complete sequence genomic window:
- the TMP1 gene encoding thymidylate synthase (COG:F; COG:G; BUSCO:EOG09263RVR; EggNog:ENOG503NXI6) produces the protein MSMPRVILIRHGSTEWAKNGRHTGRTDIPLLPEGIDVAHAFGKKLLGGSSDDVINLHTLETIACSPRRRCLQTVDAIFGTPAQRDFVSLPRVEEYDDLREWDYGAYEGLTTTEIRKERPGWDIFRDGAPDDLNDASSPGESIAQVGERADRVLKRARAINEEKNRDVVLVTHGHFSRVLIARFIQLPVGMGAVFDMDTSAAVVLSYAHHSFKEPVLKAMFSPSIHPHLLSLSTRPHEEHQYLSLVADVMRDGVHRADRTGTGTRAIFAPHTTLKFDLRGNTLPLLTTKRVFSRGMIEELLWFISGNTDANWLAERNIHIWDGNGSHDFLTKRGLGHRREGDLGPVYGFQWRHFGAQYVDADTDYTGKGVDQLAQVIHQIKTNPTDRRILLSAWNPPDLPLMALPPCHILCQFFVVPPTEDEAQEGKLPQLSCQMYQRSCDLGLGVPFNIASYSLLTHLIAHVTGCEAAEFTLAMGDAHVYLDHIEPLKVQLQREPREFPKLKLMRKVDNIDDFRLEDITIENYHPHSKLDMKMSV, from the coding sequence atgTCGATGCCACGCGTGATTCTGATCCGCCACGGAAGCACCGAATGGGCGAAGAATGGCCGGCATACGGGCCGCACGGATATTCCGCTTTTGCCTGAAGGCATTGACGTGGCGCACGCGTTTGGAAAGAAGCTCTTGGGCGGCAGTTCGGACGATGTCATTAatctgcacacgctcgagACCATCGCATGCAGccctcgccgccgctgtTTGCAGACGGTAGATGCGATCTTTGGGACGCCTGCACAGCGTGATTTTGTGTCGCTGCCGCGTGTAGAAGAGTATGACGATCTGCGTGAATGGGACTATGGCGCGTACGAAGGGCTGACCACGACGGAAATCCGCAAAGAGCGCCCTGGATGGGATATCTttcgcgacggcgcgccggatgATTTGAACGATGCCAGTTCTCCGGGAGAGTCGATTGCACAAGTGGGTGAGCGTGCGGACCGCGTCctgaagcgcgcgcgcgcgatcaACGAGGAAAAGAACCGCGACGTTGTGCTTGTCACACATGGTCATTTTAGCCGCGTGCTTATTGCGCGCTTCATTCAGCTTCCTGTGGGCATGGGTGCCGTATTTGATATGGACACGAGCGCGGCCGTGGTGCTCTCCTACGCTCACCATTCTTTTAAAGAGCCCGTACTCAAGGCCATGTTTTCGCCGAGTATTCACCCGCACCTTTTGTCTTTGTCCACACGGCCACACGAGGAGCATCAGTACTTGAGCCTTGTTGCAGACGTCATGCGCGATGGTGTCCATCGTGCCGATCGGACAGGCACgggcacgcgcgcgattttcGCACCACATACCACACTCAAGTTCGACCTGCGCGGCAACACACTGCCACTCCTTACCACCAAGCGCGTCTTCTCTCGCGGAATGATCGAGGAGCTTTTGTGGTTTATTTCCGGTAACACGGACGCAAACtggctcgccgagcgcaacaTTCACATCTGGGACGGCAACGGCTCGCACGATTTTCTGACAAAGCGCGGCCTCGGCCACCGGCGCGAGGGTGATTTGGGGCCCGTGTATGGCTTCCAGTGGCGCCatttcggcgcgcagtACGTCGATGCCGACACGGATTACACGGGAAAAGGCGTCGACCAACTTGCCCAGGTCATCCATCAAATCAAGACGAACCCTACCGATCGCCGCATTTTGCTCAGCGCGTGGAATCCGCCGGACTTGCCGCTCATGGCGCTTCCTCCTTGCCACATCCTTTGTCAATTCTTTGTCGTGCCGCCCACCGAGGACGAAGCCCAGGAGGGGAAGCTGCCGCAGCTGTCCTGCCAGATGTACCAGCGGTCCTGTGATCTGGGGCTGGGCGTGCCGTTCAACATTGCGAGCTACTCGCTGCTCACGCATCTTATTGCACACGTCACGGGTTGCGAGGCTGCGGAATTTACTCTGGCTATGGGCGATGCACACGTCTACTTAGATCATATCGAGCCGCTCAAGGTGCaattgcagcgcgagccgcgcgaatTCCCCAAGCTCAAGCTCATGCGCAAAGTGGACAACATCGATGATTTCCGTCTCGAGGATATCACCATTGAAAACTACCATCCCCACAGCAAGCTTGACATGAAGATGAGCGTGTAG
- the SFB3 gene encoding COPII coat Sec23p-Sfb3p heterodimer component (TransMembrane:1 (o926-945i); EggNog:ENOG503NUA4; COG:U), producing MPPGAQPMRPRPMQMNGPSASPARVPNTQSPRPPGGAVPSPRPPAGAAPNVRALGAVGATSSPRPPARSPVPGARPAQSSAAGLEGDVQKMHVANAAAAPAPPMGPAKSKRAARAYHQDTTAAPASTGWNDVVTRPPPSQASWQQEAAERADEYARARPEGTEGGVFSTAEDDAALDQVPGQRNSISTTQLAMNRAALKAASGTGAPGMPRAPVPPASAMPPGAPIAGMPQGGGAKPKIDPDQIPAPTDAQYADQNFYYHDYFGTCSREGLPLSTTNFAVLDQGNASPKFMRMTTYCVPATEEVAHTSRLPIAVTLQPFAQLRPDETQVPLAQTAESGPPRCKRCRAYINPWCVFVEGGMKWVCNLCGNASDVSPDYFCNLDVSGRRVDLETRPELTHGSIDFSVSREYWAVQAGAKNTNLLPGANVVPGATADIVTPSKMQDNVDRLAENLANAGDSDSASNTAAKAAKAAGEAALDTLNLGKGHTTVRAPRPMTYMFAIDVSFSAARCGALRTCAEAIREALYGPRESQGAATESPGFGLPPGSRVSIITFDQTLQFYNLDPSLDHAQMLVVPDIEDPFVPISDGLLVDPWSARHVIEPFLDGLAAQFADTNVSEAALGAALRGAQGALAMIGGQLNIFLSTIPTVGPGKLKHREDTKLYGTDNEKNLFNPQDNFYRALGEQFALSGIGVNAFFFPSQYIDVATIGSLVAETGGEVFFHPRFDPVRDGARVQAEVQRTILRETAYNVTMRVRSTKGLRIAKHYGNFHQTTATDLELGTWDADKALTVLLKHDGRLEESQEVYIQCAVLYTSATGERRVRCHTLAVPVTAALGNVFRYADLDSAMAFYAKEASTMAHSKSLKDVRSYLTSKCVSILLAYRRNCASSTSPGQLILPESFKLFPLYTLALMKNKALKGGNVTSDVRVFFFHLLSGLGVGSTMVLLYPRMMALHRLTPENGEPIQPASGLSPEKQVLEDALLKVTHLPHFMRPSFQRMEPHGAYLLENGEWCLLWLGAQVSPKLLEDLYGVTSLDELDARMTSLPKLPTKLSQQVRSLVQALAAQRCKPPLQVILARQNRDGMEVELANNLIEDQNNDAMSYVDYLCYVHRVLSSDMAKGHTEDKGATSLWKGFT from the coding sequence ATGCCGCCTGGCGCGCAGCCGATGCGTCCGAGGCCGATGCAGATGAATGGGCCGAGTGCTTCTCCCGCACGTGTTCCAAACACCCAAAGCCCACGGCCCCCGGGAGGCGCTGTGCCTTCGCCACGTCCGCCGGCGGGTGCGGCGCCAAATGTACGCGCCCTCGGTGCGGTGGGTGCCACTTCGTCGCCGCGGCCGCCCGCCCGATCGCCCGTGCCCGGcgctcgcccagcgcagTCAAGCGCGGCGGGGCTCGAAGGGGACGTGCAAAAGATGCACGTCGCCAATGCAGCTGCGGccccagcgccgcccatggGCCCTGCGAaatccaagcgcgccgcgcgtgcgtatCACCAGGATACGACggcagcgcctgcatccACGGGCTGGAACGATGTCGTGACGCGTCCTCCGCCGTCCCAGGCGTCGTGGCAGCAGGAAGCGGCCGAGCGTGCTGATGAGTACGCACGAGCGCGTCCCGAAGGCACTGAGGGCGGTGTGTTTAGTACGGCCGAGGACgatgccgcgctggaccaGGTCCCCGGCCAGCGCAACAGCATTTCGACCACGCAGCTCGCAATgaatcgcgccgcgctgaaAGCTGCGTCTGGGACGGGCGCGCCTggaatgccgcgcgcgcccgtTCCGCCAGCCTCTGCAATGCcgccgggcgcgccgaTTGCTGGCATGCCGCAGGGCGGCGGTGCAAAACCGAAAATCGACCCTGACCAGATCCCTGCGCCTACTGATGCACAGTATGCGGACCAAAACTTTTACTACCACGACTATTTCGGCACATGCTCGCGCGAAGGCCTCCCGCTGAGCACGACCAACTTTGCTGTGCTTGACCAGGGCAATGCCTCGCCGAAATTCATGCGTATGACGACCTATTGCGTGCCGGCGACCGAAGAAGTCGCGCACACTTCGCGCCTGCCCATTGCGGTGACGCTGCAGCCTTTTGCACAGCTCCGCCCCGACGAGACGCAAGTGCCTCTCGCACAGACGGCCGAGTCAggcccgccgcgctgcaagcggtGCCGCGCCTACATCAATCCCTGGTGTGTGTTTGTGGAAGGCGGGATGAAGTGGGTGTGTAATCTTTGCGGCAATGCTTCCGACGTGTCGCCCGACTACTTCTGCAACTTGGATGTTTCGGGGCGCCGCGTGGACCTTGAGACCCGCCCCGAGCTCACGCACGGCTCGATTGATTTCAGCGTTTCGCGAGAATACTGGGCGGTGCAGGCTGGCGCAAAGAACACGAATTTGCTGCCAGGCGCCAATGTGGTGCCAGGCGCAACGGCCGACATTGTGACCCCGTCGAAGATGCAGGACAATGTCGATCGCCTCGCGGAGAACCTTGCCAATGCTGGCGACAGTGACTCGGCGTCCAACACTGCCGCCAAAGCCGCCAAGGCCGCTGGTGAAGCTGCACTTGATACGCTAAACCTCGGCAAGGGACACACgacggtgcgtgcgccgcgcccgatGACCTACATGTTTGCCATCGACGTGAGTTTTagtgcggcgcggtgcggtgcACTGCGTACCTGTGCCGAGGCCATTCGCGAAGCGCTGTACGGCCCGCGCGAAtcgcaaggcgctgcgACCGAGTCGCCTGGCTTTGGTCTTCCGCCCGGCAGCCGCGTATCCATTATCACGTTCGACCAGACGCTCCAGTTTTACAACCTCGACCCCTCGCTGGACCATGCACAAATGCTCGTTGTCCCCGACATTGAAGATCCTTTTGTTCCCATCAGCGACGGCCTTTTGGTCGATccatggagcgcgcgccacgtCATTGAGCCCTTTTTGGACGGCCTTGCTGCCCAGTTTGCCGATACGAACGTGTCGGaggctgcgcttggcgcggccttgcgcggcgcccagGGCGCTCTCGCCATGATCGGCGGCCAGCTCAACATTTTCCTCTCGACCATCCCCACGGTTGGCCCCGGCAAGCTAAAGCACCGCGAAGACACGAAGCTGTACGGCACCGACAATGAAAAGAACTTGTTCAACCCCCAGGACAATTTCTACCGAGCACTCGGCGAGCAGTTTGCCCTTTCGGGCATCGGTGTAAATGCCTTTTTCTTCCCGAGCCAATACATTGATGTTGCGACCATCGGCTCCCTCGTCGCCGAGACGGGCGGTGAGGTCTTTTTCCACCCCCGCTTTGATCccgtgcgcgatggcgCGCGGGTCCAAGCCGAGGTCCAGCGCACGATCCTCCGCGAGACTGCGTATAATGTCacgatgcgcgtgcgcagcaccaaaggactgcgcatcgccaagcaCTATGGCAACTTCCACCAGACCACCGCGACTGATCTCGAGTTGGGCACGTGGGATGCCGACAAAGCGCTTACGGTGCTCCTCAAGCACGACGGCCGCTTGGAAGAGTCGCAAGAGGTGTACATACAGTGTGCTGTGCTGTACACGAGCGCTACTGGCGAGCGTCGCGTTCGATGCCACACGCTCGCTGTCCCAGTCACTGCCGCGCTAGGCAATGTATTCCGCTACGCGGATCTGGACAGTGCGATGGCCTTTTACGCAAAAGAAGCGTCGACCATGGCGCATTCCAAGTCGCTGAAGGATGTGCGCAGCTATTTGACGAGCAAGTGTGTGTCCATCCTGCTCGCCTACCGCCGCAACTGCGCCTCCTCCACCAGCCCAGGCCAGCTCATCCTCCCCGAGAGCTTCAAGCTCTTTCCCCTCTACACGCTCGCGCTGATGAAAAATAAGGCGCTGAAAGGCGGCAACGTGACCTCGGACGTGCGTGTCTTCTTTTTCCATCTCCTCTCGGGACTCGGCGTAGGATCGACCATGGTGCTGCTCTATCCACGCATGATGGCGCTTCACCGACTCACGCCAGAGAATGGCGAGCCCATTCAGCCCGCGAGCGGCCTGAGCCCCGAAAAGCAGGTGCTTgaagacgcgctgctcaaagTCACGCACCTGCCGCACTTTATGCGCCCGAGCTtccagcgcatggagcCGCACGGCGCCTACCTCCTCGAGAACGGCGAGTGGTGCCTGCTgtggctcggcgcgcaagtgAGCCCCAAGCTCTTGGAGGACTTGTACGGTGTCACCTCGCTGGATgagctcgatgcgcgcatgaCCAGCTTGCCAAAGCTTCCCACCAAACTCTCGCAGCAGGTGCGGAGCCTGGTGCAGGCActcgccgcacagcgctgcaaaccgccgctgcaagtcatccttgcgcgccaGAACCGCGATGGAATGGAGGTCGAGCTGGCGAACAATTTGATCGAGGACCAGAACAACGATGCGATGAGCTATGTAGACTATCTCTGCTACGTTCACCGCGTCCTCTCGTCGGACATGGCCAAGGGACACACGGAAGACAAAGGCGCCACCTCGCTCTGGAAGGGATTTACATAG
- a CDS encoding uncharacterized protein (COG:C; EggNog:ENOG503NU65): protein MLYATYPRQLQPPPRKGEKKAYSGVMEGLAKIWKEEGIAGFMRGNGINCLRIAPYSAVQFTAYESMKHWLARPVFETAIDARGVATDHFAYELGAIPRLVAGAVAGIASVVSTYPLDLVRSRISIASASMYGEKGATPHRIPGIWEMTCKVYREEGRLRGLYRGCIPTSMGVAPYVAFNFFFYEQARGFFSSEDGTPPSAPMKLVCGAWAGAISQTLTYPLDVIRRRMQVAGMPDSQLGYKDKSGIDAIRNIVRRSGIKGLYFGLGPNLLKVAPSMGTSFLTFEMVRSLLSHLDANV from the coding sequence ATGTTATATGCAACTTACCCCAGGCAACTGCAGCCGCCGCCCCGCAAAGGCGAGAAGAAGGCGTACTCGGGCGTGATGGAAGGCCTTGCGAAGATCTGGAAAGAAGAAGGCATCGCGGGGTTCATGCGTGGAAACGGCATTAATTGcttgcgcattgcgccgtacagcgccgtgcagttTACCGCGTACGAGTCTATGAAACACTGGCTTGCGCGGCCTGTTTTTGAGACAgccatcgacgcgcgcggcgtcgctaCCGACCACTTCGCGTacgagctcggcgcgatACCGCGGCTTGTCGCGGGCGCTGTAGCTGGGATTGCCAGTGTGGTCTCGACGTATCCTCTGGACCttgtgcgctcgcgcatcAGTATTGCGTCGGCCTCCATGTACGGCGAGAagggcgcgacgccgcacaGGATTCCTGGGATATGGGAAATGACATGCAAGGTATACCGCGAAGAAGGGCGGCTTCGTGGACTCTATCGCGGCTGTATCCCGACTAGCATGGGCGTGGCGCCTTATGTTGCATTCAACTTCTTTTTTTACGAGCAGGCGCGTGGTTTTTTCTCCAGCGAGGATGGGAcgccgccgtcggcgccgaTGAAGTtagtgtgcggcgcatgggcAGGCGCGATAAGCCAGACTCTTACATACCCGCTGGATGTGATCCGGCGAAGGATGCAGGTGGCAGGGATGCCAGACTCCCAGCTGGGGTACAAGGATAAGAGTGGCATCGATGCTATTCGGAATATTGTCCGGCGCAGTGGGATCAAGGGCCTCTACTTTGGGCTCGGGCCGAACCTGCTCAAAGTCGCGCCGTCCATGGGCACATCGTTTTTGACGTTTGAGATGGTCCGCAGTTTGCTTTCGCACCTCGACGCTAATGTATag
- a CDS encoding (methyl)glyoxal oxidase (CAZy:AA5; TransMembrane:1 (n10-20c25/26o680-703i); COG:S; EggNog:ENOG503PAND; SECRETED:SignalP(1-22)), with the protein MKFSLWLMRFAVWLSCLAFAAAAAADQQSLQYKIVNQGTKASAMMLGLADENTAFILDKVEGNEPDGQDRPTWAELVNLTDFSSRSIPANSNPFCASGATLANGSWIVLGGNQAVGYGGAATPNGAIPYRDNDGRKVVRVMEPTDGDSTKLSWIDEPNSKTQMDSRRWYPGIETLSDGSVVIIGGATSGGFVNRNYPNVDPAYSTTNPNPTPGIWDQGGSNPSYEFWPPTGKPGPQLSKFMVSTSGLNMYPHTYLMPSGKLFMQANYSTTLWDYMKNVEYPLPDMPGRIVRVYPASGATAMKPLTPRNQYTPDILFCGGMYLHNDADWGNFGSPGVNMYKQKADPNCHSIIPEPKSKDKPEYISEGQLPEGRSMGQFIHLPDGTMVIVNGARNGVAGFGNTTWNKALGSDGKTNIFLEGFSQLPTYRPVLYNPEAPPNKRLSTSGIGSSKIPRLYHSSAILIPDGSVLVAGSNPHNDVTRNGTGTFKSLNKKNTYEGFNTEYKLETWYPAYFFKPRPQPQQVPEAITYGGPPFNVTVDGDYMNKNGEVNSLANRTRIWVIRPGFSTHAMNMGQRSLELERSYAVHDDASVTFIINPMPSNKNLFVPGPALFFVTVNGVPSHGKRVMLGKKDPGLVPLADSVGRGKGSAPLPAPAPNPKFAATKKAAAPGPENKADLSGGAIAGIVVAVVIVFILLLAGLIFLVRRANRGAALATQKPIPSTGIEGGLAALPAAGALPYGRYDQRMDESQAHMLTGSNDSLASFGGPELLSSDNPAPDYFASKHSAYDQDPSLDMLPSQYGMGPTEYSSSPLKTTAADASGPPIRTYAAGFEAMQLQTTPQKGKGAAYLEPETYPMTPMGVTSHSGIVGPRAMPRPWSTQSTKPSDIVDVYGQTD; encoded by the coding sequence ATGAAGTTTTCCTTGTGGCTCATGCGATTTGCGGTATGGCTGTCATGCCTTGCGTTTGCGgctgcagccgctgcaGACCAGCAATCGCTGCAGTACAAGATCGTAAACCAAGGCACAAAAGCGTCGGCGATGATGCTGGGCCTGGCTGACGAAAATACAGCCTTCATCCTCGACAAGGTGGAGGGAAACGAGCCGGATGGGCAGGACAGGCCGACGTGGGCCGAGCTTGTGAATCTGACAGACTTTAGTTCGCGTTCGATTCCGGCAAACTCGAACCCATTTTGTGCGTCCGGCGCGACCCTTGCGAATGGTTCGTGGATCGTGCTGGGTGGCAACCAGGCCGTAGGAtacggcggcgcggccacACCCAACGGTGCCATACCCTACCGAGATAATGACGGTCGTAAAGTTGTGCGTGTGATGGAGCCGACCGATGGCGACTCCACCAAACTGAGCTGGATCGACGAGCCCAACAGCAAAACACAGATGGACTCGCGTCGCTGGTATCCCGGTATCGAGACGCTTTCTGATGGATCGGTAGTCATCATTGgtggcgcgacgagcggTGGCTTTGTCAACCGCAACTACCCCAATGTCGACCCTGCCTACTCCACCACCAATCCGAACCCTACGCCTGGCATCTGGGACCAGGGCGGCTCGAATCCCTCCTACGAATTTTGGCCACCAACGGGAAAGCCCGGCCCCCAGCTTTCCAAGTTTATGGTGAGTACAAGTGGACTGAACATGTACCCTCACACATACCTCATGCCATCTGGCAAACTGTTTATGCAGGCAAATTACAGCACAACTCTGTGGGACTATATGAAAAATGTCGAATATCCTCTTCCCGATATGCCCGGCCGGATTGTCCGCGTCTACCCCGCGTCCGGCGCGACGGCCATGAAGCCATTGACTCCTCGTAATCAGTACACGCCCGACATTCTGTTTTGTGGCGGCATGTACCTGCACAACGATGCTGACTGGGGCAACTTTGGATCGCCTGGCGTGAACATGTACAAGCAGAAGGCAGATCCCAACTGCCACTCCATTATCCCCGAACCCAAAAGCAAAGACAAGCCGGAGTACATCAGCGAAGGCCAACTTCCTGAAGGCCGATCGATGGGCCAGTTTATTCACCTCCCGGACGGCACCATGGTCATTGTCAATGGCGCCCGCAACGGCGTTGCGGGCTTTGGCAACACCACATGGAACAAGGCGCTTGGGAGCGACGGCAAGACGAATATATTTCTGGAAGGCTTTTCCCAGTTGCCGACCTACCGTCCCGTCTTGTACAACCccgaagcgccgcccaaCAAGCGCCTTTCCACGAGCGGCATTGGCAGCTCCAAGATTCCCCGTCTGTACCACTCCTCTGCCATCTTGATTCCTGACGGCAGCGTGCTAGTCGCAGGATCCAATCCGCACAATGACGTGACGCGCAACGGCACCGGCACCTTTAAGTCGTTGAACAAGAAGAACACGTACGAGGGGTTCAACACCGAGTACAAGCTCGAGACGTGGTACCCCGCGTACTTTTTTAAGCCGCGCCCCCAGCCGCAGCAAGTGCCGGAAGCGATTACCTACGGCGGCCCCCCGTTCAACGTCACTGTCGACGGCGACTATATGAACAAAAATGGCGAAGTGAATAGCTTGGCAAACCGCACCAGGATTTGGGTTATTCGCCCTGGGTTCTCGACGCACGCGATGAACATGGGCCAGCGCTcgctcgagctggagcgctcGTATGCCGTGCACGACGATGCGAGCGTCACGTTTATCATCAATCCGATGCCCTCGAACAAGAACCTCTTTGTGCCGGGCCCAGCGCTCTTTTTTGTCACGGTCAacggcgtgccgagccACGGCAAGAGGGTCATGCTTGGGAAGAAGGACCCAGGCCTGGTTCCTCTCGCAGACTCGGTGGGGCGCGGCAAAGGTTCTGCGCCATTGcccgcgcctgcgccgaaCCCCAAGTTTGCCGCGACGAAAAAGGCTGCTGCGCCCGGGCCCGAGAACAAGGCGGACCTGTCTGGCGGCGCTATTGCGGGCATTGTGGTAGCGGTGGTGATTGTCTTTATCCTCCTGCTTGCTGGGCTTATTTttcttgtgcgccgcgcaaatcgcggcgcggcgcttgctaCGCAGAAGCCCATACCCTCGACTGGCATCGAAGGGGggcttgctgcgctgcccgCTGCCGGTGCATTGCCATACGGCCGCTACGACCAGCGCATGGATGAGTCGCAAGCACACATGCTCACCGGGAGCAACGACTCGCTTGCAAGCTTTGGCGGCCCCGAGCTTCTTTCCTCAGATAACCCCGCGCCGGACTATTTTGCATCGAAGCACTCTGCGTACGACCAAGATCCATCGCTGGACATGCTGCCGAGCCAGTACGGCATGGGCCCGACAGAGTACTCTTCGTCGCCCCTGAAGACTACGGCGGCAGATGCGAGTGGCCCGCCGATCCGGACGTATGCGGCGGGCTTTGAGGCGATGCAGCTTCAGACCACGCCGCAGAAAGGCAAGGGTGCTGCCTACTTGGAGCCCGAGACGTATCCGATGACGCCCATGGGCGTAACTTCGCACTCGGGCATTGTGGGGCCGCGTGCTATGCCTCGCCCATGGTCGACGCAGTCGACGAAGCCGTCTGATATTGTGGATGTGTACGGGCAAACAGACTGA
- a CDS encoding uncharacterized protein (COG:A; EggNog:ENOG503P3AV), with product MAKVYVGNLSWNTADDGLAQAFSPYGQLTDYIVMKDRDTGRSRGFGFVTFMTQQEADAAIQALNEQELDGRRIRVNMANSRPPIGGPMAGVSLGYSGLTGGYGAGGYGAAQAPYAYGALHPYANHTGAQPSGFGYGQQAGYAFQQQPYGAQPGAYPAPQAAYPGQQPGFPAYVYSL from the coding sequence ATGGCAAAAGTTTACGTCGGCAATCTCAGCTGGAACACAGCCGATGATGGACTTGCTCAGGCATTCAGTCCTTATGGTCAACTTACTGACTATATTGTGATGAAGGATCGCGATACCGGCCGATCGCGTGGATTTGGCTTTGTTACGTTTATGACGCAACAGGAGGCCGATGCCGCGATTCAGGCTTTGAATGAACAGGAACTTGACGGGCGCCGCATTCGCGTGAATATGGCTAACTCGCGGCCGCCCATCGGCGGACCGATGGCCGGTGTGAGCCTTGGATACAGCGGGCTCACCGGTGGCTACGGCGCCGGTGGctacggcgcagcgcaagcaccgtATGCCTATGGTGCGTTGCACCCATACGCTAATCACACAGGCGCGCAGCCTTCTGGCTTTGGATACGGCCAGCAAGCCGGGTACGCGTTCCAGCAGCAGCCATACGGCGCACAGCCTGGCGCCTATCCTGCACCGCAAGCAGCTTACCCGGGACAGCAGCCTGGTTTTCCCGCGTACGTCTACTCGCTATAG
- the cpc2 gene encoding cross-pathway control WD-repeat protein cpc2 (BUSCO:EOG092636T6; EggNog:ENOG503NUKD; COG:T): MCVSPRLFASESLAYKGSLPGHSGWVTAIATSQENPDLLLSASRDNTIIVWQLSRDETNYGYPKKILHGHNHFVSDVVISSDGQFALSSSWDKSLRLWDLNTGQTTRRFVGHTSDVLSVSFSPDNRQIVSGSRDRTIKLWNTLGDCKFNIVEDGHTDWVSCVRFSPNPSNPVIVSGGWDRMVKVWELSRCKLTTNHFGHQGYVNTVTISPDGSLCASGGKDSIVMLWELSDGKHLYSLEASDVVNALVFSPNRYWLCAATASCIKIFDLESKSIVDEIKPEFPGLGKNATEPQCLSLAWSADGQTLFAGYSDNIVRVYSVI; encoded by the exons ATGTGTGTATCGCCACGCTTGTTTGC GTCTGAGTCGCTTGCTTACAAGGGAAGCCTTCCTGGCCACTCTGGTTGGGTCACCGCGATTGCTACTTCGCAGGAGAACCCCGACCTTTTGCTTAGCGCTTCGCGCGACAACACCATCATTGTCTGGCAGCTCTCGCGTGACGAGACCAACTACGGCTATCCGAAGAAGATCCTCCACGGCCACAACCACTTTGTGTCCGACGTTGTGATTTCTTCCGACGGCCAGTTTGCCCTTTCTTCTTCCTGGGACAAGTCCCTCCGCCTCTGGGACCTCAACACTGGCCAGACTACCCGCCGTTTTGTCGGCCACACTAGTGATGTGCTGAGCGTCAGCTTCAGCCCCGACAACCGTCAGATTGTGTCTGGTTCCCGCGACCGCACCATCAAGCTCTGGAACACGCTCGGTGATTGCAAGTTTAACATTGTCGAGGACGGCCACACGGACTGGGTCAGCTGCGTTCGCTTCAGCCCCAATCCGTCAAACCCCGTGATCGTGTCGGGTGGTTGGGACCGCATGGTCAAG GTGTGGGAGCTGAGCCGCTGCAAGCTTACGACCAACCACTTTGGCCACCAGGGCTACGTGAACACGGTGACCATTTCTCCTGACGGCTCGCTCTGCGCTTCCGGCGGCAAGGACAGCATTGTCATGCTTTGGGAGCTCTCCGACGGCAAGCACCTCTACTCGCTGGAGGCAAGCGACGTTGTCAACGCCCTCGTCTTTTCTCCTAACCGCTACTggctctgcgccgccactGCGTCGTGCATCAAGATCTTTGATCTCGAGAGCAAGTCGATCGTGGACGAGATCAAGCCCGAGTTCCCTGGGCTCGGCAAGAACGCTACCGAGCCCCAGTGCTTGTCCCTTGCATGGTCGGCCGACGGCCAGACTCTCTTTGCGGGGTACAGTGACAATATCGTTCGCGTCTACTCTGTGATCTAA
- the RPL12 gene encoding 60S ribosomal protein L12 (COG:J; EggNog:ENOG503NU9E; BUSCO:EOG092651LN), translating to MAPKIDPNEVKIIYLRTTGGEVGAPSALAPKIGPLGLAPKKVGEDIAKASSDWKGLNVTIQLTVQNRQAQVAVVPSASSLVIKALKEPPRDKKKVKNIQHSGNVPLDEIIEIARTMRYKSMGRNLASTVKEILGTAHSVGCTVDKKHPHDVIEGIDEGSIEIPME from the exons ATGGCGCCCAAGATCGACCCCAACGAAGTGAAG ATCATTTACCTGCGTACCACCGGTGGTGAGGTCGGTGCCCCttcggcgcttgcgcccaAGATTGGCCCTCTTGGTCTT GCCCCCAAGAAGGTTGGTGAAGACATTGCCAAGGCCTCCAGTGACTGGAAGGGTCTCAACGTCACTATACAGCTTACGGTCCAGAACCGCCAGGCCCAGGTCGCTGTTGTGCCTTCCGCCTCGTCTCTGGTCATCAAGGCCCTGAAGGAGCCCCCGCGTGACAAGAAGAAGGTCAAGAACATTCAGCACAGCGGCAATGTTCCTCTTGATGAGATCATTGAGATTGCCCGGACTATGCGCTACAAGTCCATGGGCCGTAACCTCGCCAGCACAGTCAAGGAGATCCTCGGTACCGCACACAGTGTCGGCTGCACGGTCGACAAGAAGCACCCCCACGATGTCATTGAGGGTATCGATGAGGGCAGTATTGAGATCCCCATGGAGTAA